A genomic region of Streptomyces sp. R33 contains the following coding sequences:
- a CDS encoding RNA polymerase sigma factor — protein MSDVTDEADGAVRLPEPPAATHRWAPEEWDRFLAFEQTHRARFTRYAWMDLDSQVDAEEAVERTWDELIEEWPSLAFGLNLNHHAWQVLKRHVAIQMRLRHDRYPVDPQLLHAVAPDGSDLLDQVRLAIARLPERQRITLRMRYLLDYSNDEIADMMSIPKATVRSNLRHAHNRLARILDLPTDDTRKGKARP, from the coding sequence ATGAGCGACGTCACTGACGAGGCTGACGGCGCAGTCCGTTTGCCCGAGCCGCCGGCTGCCACGCACCGGTGGGCGCCCGAGGAGTGGGACCGGTTCCTGGCCTTCGAGCAGACGCACCGGGCGCGCTTCACCCGCTACGCCTGGATGGACCTGGACTCCCAGGTCGACGCTGAGGAGGCAGTGGAGCGGACTTGGGACGAGTTGATCGAGGAATGGCCGAGCCTGGCCTTCGGGTTGAACCTCAACCATCATGCCTGGCAAGTCCTCAAGCGGCACGTTGCCATCCAGATGCGCCTGCGCCATGACAGGTACCCGGTCGACCCTCAACTCCTCCACGCCGTCGCCCCCGACGGCTCGGATCTTCTGGACCAGGTCCGGCTGGCCATCGCCCGCCTGCCGGAACGGCAGCGCATCACCCTGCGCATGCGCTACCTCCTGGACTACAGCAACGACGAGATCGCCGACATGATGTCCATCCCCAAGGCCACCGTGCGCTCAAATCTGCGCCATGCCCACAACCGGCTGGCCCGGATCCTCGATCTGCCCACTGACGACACCAGGAAAGGCAAGGCCCGGCCATGA
- a CDS encoding HNH endonuclease family protein: protein MKNLLLRGLPALALAALPLLATAAPASADGPASAVTLPAALETTSLFEGIDRIPAAAESREGYVRTAFKHWNAGAIPDDGCNTRAEVILQEAVEYPEIAPGCKLTGGRWFSPYDDTWVTSASGLDVDHLVPLAESWDSGASAWTAKRREAYANDLATPTSLIAVTAKSNRAKADKDPAEWLPPTATYHCTYVTGWVETKLRWSLTADDREREALLGLAEDCPGATVTYETVPFDTAK, encoded by the coding sequence ATTAAGAACCTGTTGCTGCGCGGTCTGCCCGCGCTCGCCCTCGCCGCCCTGCCCCTACTCGCCACCGCCGCGCCGGCCTCCGCTGACGGCCCGGCCTCGGCCGTCACCCTGCCCGCCGCGCTAGAGACGACGTCCCTATTCGAGGGCATCGACCGCATCCCCGCGGCCGCCGAATCCCGCGAGGGATACGTCCGCACCGCCTTCAAGCACTGGAACGCCGGCGCCATCCCGGACGATGGATGTAACACTCGAGCCGAGGTCATCCTGCAGGAAGCCGTCGAGTACCCCGAGATCGCCCCGGGCTGCAAGCTCACCGGCGGACGCTGGTTCTCCCCGTACGACGACACCTGGGTCACCTCCGCCTCCGGCCTGGATGTGGACCACCTCGTCCCGCTCGCCGAGAGCTGGGACTCCGGGGCCTCAGCCTGGACCGCCAAGCGCCGCGAGGCCTACGCCAACGACCTCGCCACCCCGACCTCGCTGATCGCGGTCACCGCCAAGTCCAACCGCGCCAAGGCCGACAAAGACCCAGCCGAGTGGCTGCCCCCGACCGCCACCTACCACTGCACCTACGTCACCGGCTGGGTCGAGACCAAGCTCCGCTGGTCCCTGACCGCTGATGACCGCGAGCGCGAAGCGCTCCTGGGCCTCGCCGAAGACTGCCCCGGCGCCACCGTCACCTACGAGACCGTCCCCTTCGACACCGCGAAGTAG
- a CDS encoding helix-turn-helix domain-containing protein → MQQQLEGLTAGLVGRARNHQVTWGRVSEVLGISQDTARHRYSDDFITRRLARLTGNPTPALAPRTSPKNSPPVSPRPHRTSAARAPQPASPDNQPTPTTTPTPSGAAYNRLAPVLSMLVRTSKQTNTEVSAKIGCSPSFLSRILSGERLPTWPMTEKFAHACGADPGVLRTVWVTERCSERTRDITLTEDEESPVPAADALHKAVHTLHSRAGQPAAQDIAVASRWTLTTDEVAHLIEGTQLPAWRVLKLFVDLLGGDATHFRRLLDQAADEHGASPAVLTSQTSDRTTATLAQPPTKQPIPTPLNEVIATFSRTLNHPSIVESQRARLLQKRADRNAISHPRTQEPGGTPRQKQASPVPSREPRT, encoded by the coding sequence ATGCAGCAGCAACTCGAAGGACTCACCGCCGGACTCGTCGGGCGCGCCCGCAACCACCAAGTCACCTGGGGCCGTGTCAGCGAAGTCCTCGGCATCAGCCAGGACACCGCCCGCCACCGCTACTCCGACGACTTCATCACGCGCCGCCTCGCCCGCCTCACCGGCAACCCCACCCCAGCACTCGCCCCACGAACCTCACCCAAGAACTCCCCGCCGGTCAGCCCCAGGCCACACCGCACCTCCGCCGCTCGAGCCCCGCAGCCCGCATCCCCCGACAATCAACCCACTCCCACCACCACCCCCACGCCGTCGGGGGCTGCGTACAACAGACTGGCCCCCGTCCTGTCGATGTTGGTGCGCACGTCCAAGCAGACCAACACCGAGGTCAGCGCCAAGATCGGCTGCTCTCCCTCATTCCTGTCACGGATTCTCTCTGGCGAGCGCCTCCCGACCTGGCCCATGACCGAGAAGTTCGCGCACGCCTGCGGAGCCGACCCCGGCGTGTTGCGGACCGTATGGGTAACCGAGCGGTGCAGCGAACGAACCCGCGACATCACTCTCACCGAGGATGAGGAATCACCCGTTCCTGCGGCCGACGCGCTCCACAAAGCCGTCCACACCCTCCACTCACGAGCCGGCCAGCCCGCGGCCCAGGACATCGCCGTCGCCAGCCGCTGGACTCTCACCACCGACGAAGTCGCCCACCTCATCGAGGGCACCCAACTTCCCGCCTGGCGCGTCTTGAAGCTGTTCGTCGACCTCCTCGGCGGAGATGCCACCCACTTCCGCCGCCTTCTCGACCAGGCCGCCGACGAGCACGGTGCAAGCCCAGCCGTCCTGACATCGCAAACCAGCGACCGCACCACCGCGACACTCGCCCAACCACCCACAAAGCAGCCCATCCCAACCCCACTCAACGAAGTCATCGCCACCTTCAGCCGCACGCTCAACCACCCCAGCATCGTGGAGTCCCAGCGCGCCCGGCTGCTGCAGAAGCGGGCGGATCGCAACGCCATCAGCCACCCCCGAACCCAAGAGCCCGGCGGGACCCCGCGTCAGAAGCAAGCATCCCCAGTCCCGTCCCGAGAACCACGCACGTGA
- a CDS encoding IclR family transcriptional regulator C-terminal domain-containing protein, which translates to MSETHGSYGTVEELLAAALKPSLFHGEETLSPPVPAETPNRAGQIRLAAARAQLRQARHAYGFAGQAWQQLVHNEEAGEELEALCAETVSHPSAGPSIAVFISSHHTDGTGAQVFACLLHAAGDSEGARFWWQYAAGMGIDKAAYCLVLDHSRRGEYEDAQLWADLLAHSDFTPDPRWRQRPLSPGVRDVLTGLLACIRQESHEDLGLIPLPATRFAKAVFALALHPQQPRPGYWMIRPPGTPHPTPPGAKAPNRLAHEQDLPFSPSPSPSPSPSPEANRRPAHIAAAAPSEPEAPGWVMGTPHLLPRSGRQASADDSAAMRQARHAHNVVGVLQKHRLGISASQIATKTGLDDAALAPLLEMLCEEDFAEPVHGAVGVYAPGLALDRLALPGGSGIGAQLQRTLAIARDHIGAAIYLSRYSDGDVLVTQASTSTNAPPVEEHTPFHQAPHASALGKCLIGQLRHDQQAEHITRYTMESFTARTCKDPRTFLERLGRTRPGDPAYDIREYDQLVVCSAVPASLSSQIGGLALSLPSHHAHRLREATKALQAKAVPILLVLLLTGAIPTNTSAGDLHTADLLATPGDAPLNERGLNHLRRMFATPLTSPAAIRNAAGTTAPHLVTDTASSTFYLFDAAPPESVNALALPHPITAPIPGTQLLDSVTTFPSPPGDLLVYST; encoded by the coding sequence ATGAGCGAGACCCACGGGAGCTACGGAACCGTGGAGGAGCTTCTCGCTGCCGCGCTGAAACCAAGCCTGTTCCACGGCGAGGAGACCCTCTCCCCACCCGTACCTGCCGAAACGCCGAACCGGGCGGGTCAGATCCGTCTCGCAGCAGCCAGGGCCCAGCTTCGCCAGGCACGCCACGCATACGGGTTCGCCGGACAGGCGTGGCAACAGCTTGTGCACAACGAGGAAGCTGGGGAGGAGCTGGAGGCGCTGTGTGCCGAGACCGTCTCCCACCCGAGCGCCGGCCCCAGCATCGCCGTGTTTATCAGCAGCCACCACACCGACGGGACTGGAGCGCAGGTGTTCGCGTGCCTCCTGCACGCCGCCGGGGACAGCGAAGGGGCACGCTTTTGGTGGCAGTACGCAGCCGGTATGGGTATCGACAAGGCCGCCTACTGCCTGGTCCTGGATCACTCCCGGCGTGGTGAGTACGAGGACGCCCAATTGTGGGCGGACCTTTTGGCCCACTCCGACTTCACCCCCGACCCGCGCTGGCGTCAACGCCCGCTCTCTCCCGGCGTACGGGACGTACTCACTGGCCTCCTCGCGTGTATCCGGCAGGAGTCTCACGAGGATCTGGGCCTAATCCCGCTACCGGCAACGAGGTTCGCGAAGGCAGTGTTCGCCCTCGCCCTTCACCCGCAGCAACCCCGCCCCGGCTACTGGATGATCCGCCCGCCCGGCACCCCTCACCCGACGCCCCCCGGCGCCAAGGCACCCAACCGGCTCGCACACGAGCAAGACCTCCCCTTCAGCCCCAGCCCCAGCCCCAGCCCCAGCCCCAGCCCCGAAGCAAACAGGCGACCGGCCCACATCGCTGCGGCGGCTCCATCCGAACCAGAGGCACCCGGCTGGGTGATGGGCACCCCGCACCTGCTGCCCAGGAGCGGAAGGCAAGCCTCGGCTGACGACAGCGCCGCCATGCGCCAGGCACGACACGCCCACAACGTCGTTGGCGTACTGCAGAAGCACCGCCTCGGGATCAGCGCGAGCCAGATCGCCACGAAGACCGGCCTGGACGATGCTGCACTCGCCCCGCTACTCGAGATGCTGTGCGAGGAAGACTTCGCAGAGCCCGTCCACGGCGCCGTAGGCGTCTACGCACCCGGGCTGGCCCTGGACCGGCTCGCCTTGCCGGGCGGAAGCGGCATCGGAGCCCAGCTCCAGCGCACTCTTGCCATCGCCCGCGACCACATCGGCGCCGCGATCTACCTCTCCAGATACAGCGATGGCGACGTCCTCGTCACGCAGGCTTCCACCAGCACCAACGCCCCACCCGTCGAGGAACACACCCCCTTCCACCAAGCTCCGCACGCCAGCGCCCTCGGCAAATGCCTCATCGGCCAGCTCCGCCACGACCAGCAAGCCGAACACATCACCCGCTACACGATGGAGAGCTTCACGGCACGGACCTGCAAAGACCCCCGTACCTTCCTTGAGCGCCTAGGCCGAACCCGCCCAGGCGACCCCGCTTACGACATTCGCGAGTACGACCAACTCGTCGTCTGCTCAGCCGTACCCGCCAGCCTCAGCAGCCAAATCGGAGGCCTCGCACTGTCCCTGCCCTCCCACCACGCCCACCGCCTGAGAGAAGCAACGAAAGCCCTCCAGGCCAAAGCCGTCCCCATCCTCCTCGTCCTCCTCCTCACCGGCGCCATCCCCACCAACACCTCTGCAGGCGACCTCCACACAGCAGATCTCCTCGCCACCCCAGGCGACGCCCCGCTCAACGAACGCGGCCTCAACCACCTACGCCGCATGTTCGCCACCCCCCTCACCAGCCCGGCTGCTATCCGCAACGCCGCCGGCACGACCGCGCCCCACCTCGTGACCGACACCGCCTCCAGCACCTTCTACCTCTTCGATGCTGCACCCCCCGAATCCGTCAACGCCCTTGCCCTGCCCCACCCCATCACCGCTCCCATCCCCGGCACCCAGCTACTCGACAGCGTCACCACCTTCCCTAGCCCTCCGGGAGACCTCCTCGTCTACAGCACCTGA
- a CDS encoding YaaC family protein gives MHWKMPAETGTRDECLSTMTREYAGHRYFFPTVAGLPRELHTLMAWWAVLYALSMLARYQPAQWANHINVDGSRHAVPVEKILKRARNTYPY, from the coding sequence ATGCACTGGAAGATGCCCGCGGAGACAGGCACCCGAGACGAGTGCCTGTCCACAATGACCCGGGAGTACGCCGGGCATCGCTACTTCTTCCCCACCGTCGCGGGCCTGCCACGTGAACTCCACACGCTAATGGCGTGGTGGGCAGTGCTGTACGCGCTGTCGATGCTCGCCCGCTACCAGCCCGCCCAGTGGGCGAACCACATCAACGTGGACGGCAGCCGACACGCGGTGCCCGTCGAGAAGATCCTGAAACGGGCCAGGAACACCTACCCGTACTGA
- a CDS encoding ATP-binding protein has translation MMTSLRVPNTMRAGEAPEPAHVAPLPATAVLSSDRVPPTLGFRDGAETVVWCARPAGPGSFRPEDARYVQDVRRFTTSHMRRWGVEGTVASAAELMASELLTNELQHGSSSSIRVRLVVACGALMLAVTGGGSYVPKVKMADPEDIGQRGLFLVDHLAHEHRGCWGVSADGTTWCVLGSATLWE, from the coding sequence ATGATGACCAGTCTCAGGGTGCCGAACACAATGCGTGCCGGCGAGGCCCCGGAGCCAGCCCACGTTGCGCCGTTACCAGCCACCGCCGTCCTGTCCTCGGATCGGGTGCCGCCGACTTTGGGGTTCCGCGACGGGGCGGAGACCGTTGTCTGGTGCGCGCGCCCCGCTGGGCCCGGCTCGTTTCGCCCGGAGGATGCCCGGTACGTGCAGGACGTTCGGCGCTTTACGACGTCCCATATGCGCCGCTGGGGCGTCGAAGGCACTGTGGCGTCGGCTGCCGAGCTGATGGCGAGCGAGCTGCTCACCAACGAACTCCAGCACGGTTCCAGCAGCTCGATCCGTGTCCGGTTGGTCGTCGCCTGTGGCGCTCTCATGCTGGCCGTGACAGGTGGCGGATCGTACGTTCCCAAGGTGAAGATGGCGGACCCGGAGGATATCGGCCAGCGAGGCCTCTTCCTGGTGGATCATCTCGCGCATGAGCACCGCGGATGCTGGGGCGTCTCCGCGGATGGCACCACCTGGTGCGTACTGGGCTCGGCCACCCTCTGGGAGTAG
- a CDS encoding DeoR/GlpR family DNA-binding transcription regulator, translating into MNVMERQKFVVGLLVQQNRATVAELAQATGASEMTIRRDLEVLESRGALRRVRGGAVSSLPGGVEPPYAVRAMSGAQAKERLARAVVDLLTEGETVALDTGTTAVAVAKAMAGRQFTVAPLSLHAAFALSGHSGIQLVMPGGQVRPEELSFYGHAPVQTFKDLCFDTFVLGCCGIDPVQGATAYNLDDVQVKRAAVAAAQRVVLVATADKIGRTALGRICSMEEIALVVTDAPADSPAVEALRELGVEVVHPANG; encoded by the coding sequence ATGAACGTGATGGAGAGGCAGAAGTTCGTCGTGGGGCTGCTCGTGCAGCAGAACCGCGCGACCGTGGCTGAGCTGGCCCAGGCCACCGGGGCGTCCGAGATGACCATCCGGCGGGACCTGGAGGTGCTGGAGTCCCGGGGCGCCCTGCGCCGGGTGCGCGGCGGCGCCGTGAGCAGCCTGCCCGGCGGCGTCGAGCCGCCCTATGCGGTCCGGGCCATGTCCGGGGCGCAGGCCAAGGAGCGGCTGGCTCGCGCCGTGGTCGATCTGCTCACCGAGGGCGAGACCGTCGCCCTGGACACCGGCACCACCGCTGTGGCCGTCGCCAAGGCCATGGCCGGCCGCCAGTTCACGGTCGCCCCTCTCTCCCTGCATGCCGCCTTCGCCCTCTCCGGGCATTCCGGCATCCAACTGGTGATGCCCGGCGGTCAGGTACGCCCCGAGGAGTTGTCGTTTTACGGACACGCCCCTGTGCAGACCTTCAAGGACCTGTGCTTCGACACGTTCGTCCTGGGTTGCTGCGGTATCGACCCGGTACAGGGCGCCACCGCCTACAACCTCGACGACGTGCAGGTGAAGCGGGCCGCGGTGGCCGCGGCGCAGCGGGTCGTCCTGGTCGCCACTGCCGACAAGATCGGCCGCACCGCGCTGGGCCGCATCTGCTCGATGGAGGAGATCGCCCTCGTCGTCACGGACGCCCCCGCCGACTCCCCAGCGGTCGAAGCGCTGAGGGAGCTGGGGGTCGAGGTGGTCCATCCGGCGAACGGCTGA
- a CDS encoding ribosomal protein L7/L12: MEEPGFRVLLTESGDRKAEAIRAIRTITGLSLWNSKLLLDSAPVAVTEPDWLEAAQDAAGALEAAGAHATVLCDWCDRTITREAGPLDPTPCSGPWPPETCRASCPPATDWVRPLLTDSQAALRDTL; this comes from the coding sequence ATGGAAGAGCCAGGATTCCGAGTTCTGCTCACGGAGTCAGGAGACCGGAAGGCGGAGGCGATCCGTGCGATCCGAACGATCACCGGCCTCAGCCTTTGGAACAGCAAGCTCCTGCTGGACAGTGCGCCCGTAGCGGTCACAGAACCCGACTGGCTCGAAGCCGCCCAGGACGCGGCCGGTGCCCTTGAGGCCGCAGGTGCCCACGCAACGGTGCTTTGCGACTGGTGCGACCGCACCATCACGCGAGAGGCTGGCCCGCTTGACCCGACCCCGTGTAGCGGGCCATGGCCTCCCGAGACCTGTCGAGCGAGTTGCCCACCGGCCACGGACTGGGTACGCCCACTGCTGACCGACTCACAGGCAGCCCTGAGAGACACGCTCTAG
- a CDS encoding XRE family transcriptional regulator has translation MSVLPNHVLVAWMHDQQLSSRELAELVNGAVAQLTGRHGGLDDSNIRAWRSGRVRCPKNVQLRALELVSGKSATDLGFERRTRTPAPAPAKEEPPVLRRHLIQGAAAIAATAATPSYAASPRIGVTDVECLQQRFAEVVASDHRHGGQQTIEQQAAALSEEALRLQASGTASQRVRGYLYASAAAFRSSAMWAAIDGRRYNRAIEHMRHAQQLAAMSGDQAIQFRIWSHAGTMYRHMKRPADAAAANDVARTLAITRRDPMFASLGHARHAAIHATAGDLKATRRALDTAQEAMQRADPDADRPVWMRAFYDQAELDSLALSAFMSLAQYDAAEAHAHRCLANLRPHMHRSRAITTSRLALAQLGQGDLEPAVTSAMRVPRDAATSHPRVVEMLATLGSELRKNAPRTPHARLWTEYTRSLKGTTK, from the coding sequence ATGAGCGTGCTGCCGAACCACGTACTCGTCGCATGGATGCACGACCAGCAACTGAGCTCCCGTGAACTTGCTGAGCTGGTCAACGGGGCTGTCGCCCAACTCACCGGCCGGCATGGGGGACTGGACGACAGCAACATCCGCGCCTGGCGCTCCGGACGTGTCCGCTGCCCCAAGAACGTGCAACTGCGAGCCCTGGAACTCGTCAGTGGAAAGTCAGCCACCGACTTAGGGTTCGAACGCCGCACTCGTACCCCGGCACCCGCACCAGCGAAGGAGGAACCGCCAGTGCTCCGCCGTCACCTCATCCAGGGAGCCGCCGCGATCGCGGCCACCGCCGCCACGCCCAGCTACGCGGCCTCGCCCCGCATCGGCGTCACCGACGTCGAGTGTCTCCAGCAACGCTTCGCCGAAGTCGTCGCCAGCGATCACCGTCATGGCGGCCAGCAGACCATCGAACAGCAGGCCGCCGCCCTCAGCGAGGAAGCCCTTCGACTACAAGCCAGTGGGACCGCCAGCCAGCGCGTACGCGGATACCTCTACGCTAGCGCCGCCGCGTTCCGCTCCTCCGCCATGTGGGCCGCCATCGACGGACGCCGGTACAACCGAGCCATCGAGCACATGCGCCACGCCCAGCAACTCGCCGCGATGTCCGGCGACCAGGCCATCCAATTCCGCATCTGGTCCCACGCCGGCACCATGTACCGGCACATGAAGCGACCCGCCGACGCCGCAGCGGCCAACGACGTCGCCCGCACCCTCGCGATCACCCGCCGCGACCCCATGTTCGCCTCCCTCGGCCACGCCCGGCACGCAGCCATCCACGCCACCGCCGGCGACCTCAAAGCCACCCGCCGAGCACTCGACACAGCACAGGAAGCGATGCAGCGAGCAGATCCCGACGCGGACCGCCCGGTCTGGATGCGGGCCTTCTACGACCAAGCCGAACTCGACAGCCTCGCCCTCTCCGCCTTCATGTCCCTAGCCCAATACGACGCCGCCGAGGCACACGCCCACCGATGCCTGGCGAACCTACGACCCCACATGCACAGGTCGCGGGCCATCACCACCTCGCGCCTCGCCCTCGCCCAACTGGGCCAAGGCGACCTGGAGCCGGCCGTGACCTCCGCGATGCGCGTCCCCCGGGACGCGGCCACATCCCATCCCCGCGTCGTAGAGATGCTGGCGACCCTCGGAAGCGAACTGCGCAAGAACGCGCCGAGGACCCCGCACGCCCGACTGTGGACGGAGTACACCAGGTCGCTGAAAGGAACCACGAAATGA
- a CDS encoding GNAT family N-acetyltransferase: MTHSVILKHHTDLDDVREDLIKVYASVRGDLLHLPNYQVETFTERLDRHGNDPGWEAVMAHAPDGEPIGYAYANTVEPGNRWWTRMDAPAPAEYAGSTSLAIKEIGVVKPWRGQGLAQTMHDELLRHRDEDYVSLLVNPAAGDGKVMRLYEGWGYVQIGSQQPSPDSPPLHCLGRLVKQP; encoded by the coding sequence ATGACGCACTCCGTCATCCTGAAGCACCACACCGACCTCGACGACGTGCGAGAAGACCTGATCAAGGTCTACGCCAGCGTACGAGGCGACCTGCTTCACCTGCCGAACTACCAGGTCGAGACGTTCACCGAACGACTCGACCGGCACGGCAACGATCCCGGCTGGGAAGCCGTCATGGCCCACGCTCCCGACGGCGAACCCATCGGCTACGCCTACGCCAACACGGTGGAGCCCGGAAACCGCTGGTGGACTCGAATGGATGCTCCAGCCCCTGCCGAGTACGCGGGCTCGACGTCCCTGGCGATCAAGGAGATCGGCGTCGTCAAGCCCTGGCGAGGCCAAGGACTCGCCCAGACCATGCACGACGAACTCCTAAGGCACCGCGACGAGGACTACGTGTCCCTCCTCGTCAACCCGGCCGCTGGCGACGGCAAGGTGATGAGGCTCTACGAGGGCTGGGGGTACGTCCAGATCGGCAGCCAACAGCCTTCGCCGGACTCCCCGCCGCTGCACTGTCTCGGCCGTCTCGTCAAGCAACCCTGA
- a CDS encoding HAD family hydrolase, translating into MKAVLFDMFGVIARVQSAESQGVLERTAGGDPGRFWEAYWAQRAPYDRGELTGPGYWQKVCAQLGLPLDARLTADLIAADLASWSEIDQHTVDLLGHLADQGFILGLLSNIPEELAARYEATQPWLERFAVRGLSCRIGSAKPEAAAYQWCIRELGLPPEEILFVDDRADNVRAAREVGLQGHVFSSPEDLRAALEAVSP; encoded by the coding sequence ATGAAAGCCGTTCTCTTCGACATGTTCGGCGTCATCGCACGGGTTCAGTCAGCCGAGTCGCAGGGCGTACTCGAGCGCACGGCCGGCGGCGACCCCGGCCGCTTCTGGGAGGCGTACTGGGCGCAGCGCGCCCCCTACGACCGCGGGGAACTGACCGGCCCCGGCTACTGGCAGAAGGTCTGCGCGCAGCTGGGACTCCCCCTCGACGCCCGCCTGACCGCGGATCTGATCGCCGCCGACCTCGCCAGCTGGAGCGAGATCGACCAGCACACCGTGGACCTGCTCGGCCACCTCGCCGACCAGGGGTTCATCCTCGGGCTCCTCTCCAACATCCCCGAGGAACTGGCCGCCCGGTACGAGGCCACCCAGCCCTGGCTCGAGAGATTCGCGGTGCGCGGACTCTCCTGCCGGATCGGCAGCGCGAAGCCGGAGGCTGCCGCCTACCAGTGGTGCATCCGGGAACTCGGGCTGCCCCCCGAGGAGATCCTGTTCGTCGACGACCGCGCGGACAACGTGCGGGCGGCACGCGAAGTCGGACTTCAGGGACACGTGTTCAGCTCCCCGGAAGACCTGCGAGCCGCCTTGGAGGCCGTGTCGCCGTGA
- a CDS encoding sugar MFS transporter, producing the protein MSSTSEADLPEAGRPLLTTVAIIASCVAFVVIGALQALYGPAIPALREEYGISPAVAGLSLSAHFVGALVGVLVYHLLRGRLNNRMLLGGSYVLMAAGAAVFAFSPNWALALAGTFVIGLGFGGIDYGLNQLFAVGFGRRSTAMLNLLNGHFGVGAIAGPALIGWLGADHYPEIFLGIGAISLLILFTLGGVALREPRPAPAEDASTGGARVLPIIAVFIGIYVLHVAIETGVGGWEPTHLEAVGYGAATAATATSAYWAAMTVGRFVVAPLSLRWSAPSILIVCCAGMAGFLLLATVPALAPYAYFGVGLMIAPIFPTCLPWLNRAVPSVAAAGAYVIAASMIGGVAFPPLLGGVIDTMDVKTVPLVLFVLAAVCGVLSLWLRRNAPDPGGVDRPGTTERTDAVAAPRT; encoded by the coding sequence ATGTCCTCCACCAGTGAGGCCGACCTGCCGGAAGCGGGGAGGCCCCTCCTCACCACCGTCGCGATCATCGCCTCGTGCGTGGCGTTTGTGGTGATCGGCGCCCTGCAGGCCCTCTACGGACCGGCGATCCCGGCCCTGCGGGAGGAGTACGGCATCAGCCCCGCCGTGGCCGGGCTCAGTCTCAGCGCCCACTTCGTCGGCGCACTGGTGGGCGTGCTGGTCTACCATCTCCTGCGGGGCCGGCTGAACAACCGGATGCTGCTCGGCGGCTCCTACGTGCTCATGGCGGCCGGTGCGGCCGTCTTCGCCTTCTCGCCGAACTGGGCACTGGCGCTCGCCGGCACGTTCGTCATCGGCCTCGGCTTCGGCGGCATCGACTACGGCCTCAACCAGCTCTTCGCCGTCGGGTTCGGCCGCCGCAGCACCGCCATGCTCAACCTGCTCAACGGACACTTCGGTGTCGGCGCCATCGCCGGCCCGGCCCTGATCGGCTGGCTCGGCGCGGACCACTACCCCGAGATCTTCCTCGGCATCGGCGCGATCAGCCTGCTGATCCTGTTCACCCTGGGCGGAGTGGCCCTCCGGGAGCCCCGACCGGCCCCGGCCGAGGACGCCTCGACGGGCGGCGCCCGGGTGCTCCCGATCATCGCGGTGTTCATCGGCATCTACGTGCTCCACGTCGCCATCGAGACCGGCGTCGGCGGCTGGGAGCCCACTCACCTCGAAGCCGTCGGATACGGTGCGGCCACCGCCGCCACCGCGACCTCCGCCTATTGGGCGGCGATGACCGTCGGCCGGTTCGTCGTCGCGCCCCTCAGCCTGCGCTGGTCCGCGCCTTCGATCCTGATCGTCTGCTGCGCCGGCATGGCTGGCTTCCTGCTCCTGGCGACGGTGCCCGCCCTCGCCCCGTACGCGTACTTCGGCGTCGGCCTGATGATCGCGCCGATCTTCCCGACCTGCCTGCCCTGGCTGAACCGCGCCGTCCCCAGCGTGGCCGCGGCCGGTGCCTACGTGATCGCCGCCTCGATGATCGGCGGCGTGGCCTTCCCGCCGCTGCTGGGCGGTGTCATCGACACGATGGACGTGAAGACGGTGCCGCTGGTCCTGTTCGTGCTCGCCGCGGTGTGCGGCGTCCTGAGCCTGTGGCTGCGGCGCAACGCCCCCGATCCCGGTGGGGTGGACCGCCCCGGCACGACCGAACGCACCGACGCCGTCGCCGCCCCCCGAACCTGA
- a CDS encoding replication-relaxation family protein, whose amino-acid sequence MTDWQVEVNHAIKETGLSFNTDAVLAVPTPTSEVRPFELDNGTMSQARLAKEVWDYERYAGHRVWEGARGTIGGTYPFWQRHRYTRSKTFPRLHVVLAARLRPVEQGERLWDGRARSTGRRMGAGRAPCARTAASHEVESPARR is encoded by the coding sequence CTGACCGACTGGCAGGTGGAGGTCAACCACGCCATCAAGGAGACCGGCCTGAGCTTCAACACCGACGCCGTCCTCGCCGTGCCGACCCCGACCAGCGAGGTCCGCCCCTTCGAACTCGACAACGGCACCATGTCCCAGGCCCGCCTCGCCAAGGAGGTCTGGGACTACGAGCGCTACGCCGGGCACCGCGTCTGGGAGGGAGCCCGCGGCACCATCGGCGGGACGTACCCGTTCTGGCAGCGCCACCGCTACACCCGCTCCAAGACCTTCCCGCGGCTGCACGTCGTCCTGGCAGCCCGTCTCAGGCCGGTTGAGCAAGGAGAGCGGTTATGGGATGGAAGAGCGAGGAGTACGGGCCGTCGCATGGGGGCTGGGCGGGCGCCCTGCGCGCGGACGGCAGCGAGCCATGAAGTCGAAAGCCCAGCTCGTCGGTGA